Proteins encoded in a region of the Armatimonadota bacterium genome:
- a CDS encoding FadR/GntR family transcriptional regulator — MAAPGRLFQPIRRSRIYEDVVRQIQDLIASQHLAPGDRLPGERELADRLSVSRQSVREGLRVLDYLGVVDVRPGEGTFVAAAPSAPLDPAVYSLLSERTFLLDVLEARAIVEEGIVTLAAGRATREDLDALEALLQARERDLAAGRHDVAGDLAFHAQLAEATGNPVLTSLMRHLNEMWLRSREKTGRRQSSPQRALQFHRAILRALRRRQPAGARRALRAHLRDMRADIEERSARLRQIRRGR, encoded by the coding sequence ATGGCCGCACCCGGGCGCCTGTTCCAGCCGATCCGCCGCAGCCGGATCTACGAGGACGTCGTCCGCCAGATTCAGGACCTCATCGCCTCCCAGCACCTGGCCCCGGGGGACCGCCTGCCCGGGGAGCGGGAGCTGGCCGACCGGCTGTCGGTGAGCCGCCAGTCGGTGCGCGAGGGCCTGCGGGTCCTGGACTACCTGGGCGTGGTGGACGTGCGGCCGGGCGAGGGGACGTTCGTGGCCGCCGCCCCGTCCGCCCCCCTGGACCCCGCCGTCTACAGCCTGCTGTCCGAACGTACCTTCCTCCTGGACGTCCTGGAGGCCCGGGCCATCGTCGAGGAGGGCATCGTGACCCTGGCCGCCGGGCGGGCCACCCGGGAAGACCTGGACGCTCTGGAGGCGCTGCTGCAGGCCCGGGAGCGGGACCTGGCCGCCGGCCGCCACGACGTGGCCGGGGACCTGGCCTTCCACGCCCAGCTGGCGGAGGCCACCGGCAATCCGGTCCTGACCAGCCTCATGCGCCACCTCAACGAGATGTGGCTGCGCTCGCGGGAGAAGACCGGGCGGCGCCAGAGCAGCCCCCAGCGGGCCCTGCAGTTTCACCGGGCCATCCTCCGCGCCTTGCGGCGGCGCCAGCCGGCGGGGGCGCGGCGGGCCCTGCGGGCGCACCTGCGGGATATGCGGGCCGACATCGAAGAGCGCAGCGCGCGGCTGCGCCAGATCCGGCGCGGGAGGTGA
- a CDS encoding alkaline phosphatase family protein, with translation MRRSLWLLALLLAAVLAAGLPAAARTVVRHVVVLSADGARADAVAAAWPAERLAGAAYTWSARTTLPSTTLPSHVSMLSGVGTAVHGVRVNTWSPGQGYLDRPTAFTVAAGAGMATAAFVAKAKLRYLLPPAAVRHVAVLPFPRADQAEVARRAASYLEEARPHLLFVHVADPDAEGHRAGWMSEPYRRAVARLPDTVQVLRDALDRLGAAYLLILTADHGGHGRVHGSADPQDVTIPWIAWGAVSPGPLRRPVVTYDTAATVVAALGLAVPAGWQGTPVLLPAGGP, from the coding sequence GTGAGGCGATCCCTCTGGCTCCTGGCGCTGCTGCTGGCCGCGGTCCTGGCCGCGGGCCTGCCCGCGGCGGCCAGGACCGTCGTCCGCCACGTGGTGGTCCTCAGCGCCGACGGGGCCCGCGCCGACGCGGTGGCCGCCGCCTGGCCTGCGGAGCGCCTGGCGGGCGCCGCCTACACCTGGTCGGCCCGCACCACGCTGCCCAGCACGACCCTGCCCTCCCACGTCTCGATGCTGTCGGGGGTGGGGACCGCCGTGCACGGCGTGCGCGTCAACACCTGGTCGCCCGGGCAGGGCTACCTGGACCGGCCCACGGCGTTCACGGTGGCGGCCGGCGCAGGGATGGCCACCGCGGCGTTCGTCGCCAAGGCCAAGCTGCGGTACCTGCTGCCCCCGGCAGCGGTCCGCCACGTGGCCGTCCTGCCCTTCCCGCGCGCTGACCAGGCGGAGGTGGCGCGCCGGGCCGCCTCCTACCTGGAGGAGGCCCGTCCGCACCTGCTGTTTGTGCACGTGGCCGATCCCGATGCCGAAGGGCACCGCGCCGGCTGGATGTCCGAGCCCTACCGGCGGGCAGTGGCTCGCCTGCCGGACACGGTGCAGGTGTTGCGGGACGCGCTGGACCGCCTGGGCGCCGCCTACCTGCTCATCCTCACCGCCGACCACGGGGGCCACGGGCGCGTCCACGGCAGTGCCGACCCTCAGGATGTGACCATTCCGTGGATCGCCTGGGGTGCGGTGTCCCCGGGGCCGCTGCGGCGGCCGGTGGTGACCTACGATACCGCGGCCACAGTGGTGGCGGCGCTGGGGCTGGCCGTGCCCGCCGGCTGGCAGGGCACTCCGGTCCTGCTGCCGGCGGGGGGCCCCTGA
- the icd gene encoding isocitrate dehydrogenase (NADP(+)): MSALETLTPPAEGQRIEVRDGRLVVPDQPIIPFIEGDGTGPDIWRASRRIFDAAVQAAYGGRRRIVWFEVYAGEKAYKLFGTWLPEDTLRAFQHYVVGIKGPLTTPVGGGFRSLNVALRQLLDLYACVRPVRWFEGVPSPVRHPERLNVVIFRENTEDIYVGFEHPSQSPEARRLIEFVRREFGWQVREDSGIGLKPMSPFGTKRLVRKAIRYALERGRRSVTLVHKGNIMKYTEGAFREWGYQVAREEFGDVTVTWEEVQRDHGGQVPPGRLLIQDSIADVTFQHLLIRPQDFDVIATGNLNGDYLSDAAAAQVGGIGMAPGGNIGDVHAVFEATHGTAPKYANLDKVNPTSVTLSGVMMLEYLGWTEAAQRIVRALEKTFRQKIVTYDLARLMDGAREVRTSEFASAVIDNME; encoded by the coding sequence ATGTCGGCGCTGGAAACGCTCACGCCCCCTGCCGAGGGTCAGCGCATCGAGGTCCGGGACGGCCGCCTGGTGGTGCCCGACCAGCCCATCATCCCCTTCATCGAGGGCGACGGGACGGGGCCGGACATCTGGCGCGCCAGCCGGCGGATCTTCGACGCCGCCGTGCAGGCGGCCTACGGGGGCCGCCGGCGCATCGTGTGGTTCGAGGTGTACGCCGGCGAGAAGGCCTACAAGCTCTTTGGCACGTGGCTGCCCGAAGATACCCTGCGGGCCTTCCAGCACTACGTGGTCGGCATCAAGGGCCCCCTCACCACGCCGGTGGGGGGCGGGTTCCGCAGCCTCAACGTGGCCCTGCGCCAGCTGCTGGACCTGTACGCCTGCGTGCGGCCCGTGCGGTGGTTCGAGGGGGTGCCCAGCCCGGTGCGGCATCCCGAGCGGCTGAACGTGGTCATCTTCCGGGAGAACACCGAAGACATCTATGTGGGCTTCGAGCATCCCAGCCAGTCCCCGGAGGCGCGCCGGCTGATTGAGTTCGTCCGGCGGGAGTTCGGCTGGCAGGTCCGCGAGGACTCGGGCATCGGCCTGAAGCCCATGAGCCCCTTCGGGACCAAGCGGCTGGTGCGCAAGGCCATCCGGTACGCCCTGGAGCGCGGCCGGCGCAGCGTGACCCTGGTGCACAAGGGCAACATCATGAAGTACACCGAGGGCGCCTTCCGGGAGTGGGGGTATCAGGTGGCCCGGGAGGAGTTCGGCGACGTCACCGTCACCTGGGAGGAGGTCCAGCGCGACCACGGCGGCCAGGTGCCGCCCGGCCGGCTGCTGATCCAGGACTCCATCGCGGATGTGACCTTCCAGCACCTGCTGATCCGGCCGCAGGACTTCGACGTGATCGCCACCGGGAACCTCAACGGCGACTACCTCTCCGACGCGGCGGCGGCGCAGGTGGGAGGCATCGGCATGGCCCCGGGGGGCAACATCGGCGACGTGCACGCCGTGTTCGAGGCCACCCACGGAACGGCCCCGAAGTACGCCAACCTGGACAAGGTCAATCCCACCTCGGTCACCCTGTCGGGGGTCATGATGCTGGAGTACCTGGGGTGGACCGAGGCCGCCCAGCGGATCGTGCGGGCTCTGGAGAAGACCTTCCGCCAGAAGATTGTGACCTATGACCTGGCCCGCCTGATGGACGGCGCGCGGGAGGTGCGGACCAGCGAGTTCGCCAGCGCCGTCATCGACAACATGGAGTGA
- a CDS encoding YvcK family protein, giving the protein MDRPLRPAWLRWLAPGLGVKRYVALMAAGILALSAGTMLMINVQPLGWVESLVFRATLRVLRVTGGRLSATGVAVVLLAGGVAAVFAGLRGTVRSVADALLPAGGRPLVDVLARQRQRRRGPHVVVVGGGTGLSTLLRGLKAHTDNLTAVVTVFDDGGSSGRLRRELGVLPPGDIRDCLVALAESEPLLTRLFEYRFRGGALDGHAFGNLFLASLTGVTGDLVSAIREASKVLNIRGRVLPSAVQDVVLWAEFTDGTAVEGESQITRARKRIRRVGLRPAGVAPAPEVLEALGEADLIVLGPGSLYTSVIPNLLVQGVADAIRRSRAVRVYVCNVMTQPGETDGFAASDHVRALVDQVGPGLVSHVVVNTQRPRHPTVLSRYLAEGAAPVEPDLDRVAALGVVPVPAALLSEEDVLRHDPARLARLLLHILQDASRAGDAMVGDGRTGDGGRPG; this is encoded by the coding sequence GTGGACCGCCCCCTCCGCCCGGCCTGGCTGCGCTGGCTGGCCCCCGGGCTGGGCGTCAAGCGCTACGTGGCGCTGATGGCCGCCGGCATCCTCGCCCTGTCGGCGGGGACGATGCTCATGATCAACGTCCAGCCGCTGGGGTGGGTGGAGTCCCTGGTGTTCCGGGCAACCCTGCGGGTGTTGAGGGTGACCGGAGGACGCCTGTCGGCGACGGGCGTGGCCGTGGTCCTGCTGGCCGGCGGCGTGGCCGCGGTCTTTGCAGGACTGCGGGGGACGGTGCGGTCGGTGGCCGACGCCCTGCTGCCCGCCGGCGGCCGCCCTCTGGTGGACGTGCTGGCCCGCCAGCGCCAGCGCCGCCGGGGCCCCCACGTGGTGGTGGTGGGCGGGGGGACGGGACTGTCCACCCTGCTGCGGGGCCTCAAAGCACATACCGACAACCTGACGGCCGTGGTCACCGTGTTCGACGACGGGGGCAGTTCGGGCCGCCTGCGTCGGGAACTGGGCGTGCTGCCGCCCGGCGACATCCGGGACTGCCTGGTGGCTCTGGCCGAGTCGGAGCCGCTTCTGACGCGCCTGTTCGAGTACCGCTTCCGGGGAGGGGCGCTGGACGGCCACGCCTTCGGGAATCTCTTCCTGGCCAGCCTCACGGGCGTGACCGGCGACCTGGTGAGCGCCATCCGGGAGGCCAGCAAGGTCCTCAACATCCGGGGGCGGGTCCTGCCGTCGGCGGTGCAGGACGTGGTCCTGTGGGCCGAGTTCACCGACGGAACCGCCGTCGAGGGGGAGTCGCAGATCACCCGGGCCCGCAAGCGTATCCGGCGGGTGGGCCTGCGCCCCGCGGGCGTGGCTCCGGCGCCGGAGGTGCTGGAGGCGCTGGGGGAGGCGGACCTGATCGTGCTGGGTCCCGGGAGCCTGTACACCAGCGTGATTCCCAACCTGCTGGTGCAGGGGGTGGCCGACGCCATCCGGCGCAGCCGGGCGGTGCGGGTGTACGTGTGCAACGTCATGACCCAGCCCGGCGAGACCGACGGCTTCGCGGCCAGCGACCACGTGCGGGCTCTGGTGGACCAGGTCGGGCCCGGGCTGGTGAGCCACGTGGTGGTCAACACCCAGCGGCCCCGCCATCCGACCGTGCTGTCCCGCTATCTGGCGGAGGGGGCCGCGCCGGTGGAACCCGACCTGGACCGGGTGGCCGCCCTGGGCGTGGTGCCGGTGCCGGCCGCCCTGCTCAGTGAGGAGGATGTGCTGCGGCACGATCCGGCCCGCCTGGCGCGTCTCCTGCTGCACATCCTCCAGGATGCCTCCCGGGCGGGGGATGCGATGGTGGGCGACGGGCGCACAGGTGACGGAGGACGGCCCGGATGA
- the mdh gene encoding malate dehydrogenase: MRPKVSIVGAGMVGHTAAHWLAAEELADLVLVDIIEKMPQGKALDLAQALPIRGVDLTVVGSNGYEETAGSQVVVIVAGVARKPGMTREQLLDTNAGIVRGVVEQVVRYSPEAILLVVTNPLDAMTYLTCKVSGFPRHRVVGQSGALDSTRFRTFLAREVGVSVEDVHAMVIGAHTDKDMVPLPRFAHVGGVPLDHLLPAERIQAVVARTRRGGAEITELMGISAFFAPGAAIAQMVEAILRDKKRLVPCSVYLDGEYGERDVCIGVPVVLGARGVERIIELPLDAQERAAFAASVAAVREMIGALKL; encoded by the coding sequence ATGCGGCCCAAGGTGTCCATCGTCGGAGCGGGGATGGTCGGCCATACCGCCGCCCACTGGCTGGCGGCCGAGGAGCTGGCGGATCTGGTGCTGGTGGACATCATCGAGAAGATGCCCCAGGGCAAGGCTCTGGACCTGGCCCAGGCCCTGCCCATCCGGGGCGTGGACCTGACGGTGGTGGGCAGCAACGGGTACGAGGAGACGGCGGGCTCGCAGGTGGTGGTCATCGTGGCCGGCGTGGCCCGCAAGCCCGGGATGACCCGGGAGCAGCTGCTGGACACCAACGCCGGCATCGTGCGCGGGGTGGTGGAGCAGGTGGTCCGCTACTCGCCCGAGGCCATCCTGCTGGTGGTCACCAACCCCCTGGACGCCATGACCTACCTCACCTGCAAAGTGTCGGGCTTTCCGCGGCACCGGGTGGTCGGCCAGTCGGGCGCCCTGGACTCGACGCGCTTCCGCACCTTCCTCGCCCGGGAGGTAGGGGTCTCGGTGGAGGACGTGCACGCCATGGTGATCGGCGCCCACACCGACAAGGACATGGTTCCCCTGCCGCGGTTCGCCCACGTGGGCGGCGTGCCGCTGGACCACCTGCTGCCGGCCGAGCGGATCCAGGCGGTGGTGGCCCGCACCCGGCGCGGGGGGGCGGAAATCACCGAACTGATGGGCATCAGCGCGTTCTTCGCCCCGGGGGCCGCCATCGCCCAGATGGTGGAGGCCATCCTGCGGGACAAGAAGCGCCTGGTCCCCTGCAGCGTGTACCTGGACGGGGAGTATGGCGAGCGCGACGTGTGCATCGGGGTGCCGGTGGTCCTGGGGGCACGCGGGGTCGAGCGCATCATCGAGCTTCCCCTGGACGCCCAGGAGCGGGCGGCGTTTGCGGCCTCGGTGGCGGCGGTGCGGGAGATGATCGGGGCGCTGAAACTGTAG
- the ndhC gene encoding NADH-quinone oxidoreductase subunit A: MPRVLVDWLYVAIFAVAGTVMAALPLAVVWLLAPRVSLPQKTLTYESGVIPFGQAWAQFHVRYYLFALVFVIFDVEVIYLYPWAVVFRQLGAVAFVEMLLFLGILIVGLAYAWRKGALEWM, translated from the coding sequence ATGCCCCGGGTCCTGGTGGACTGGCTGTACGTGGCGATCTTCGCCGTGGCGGGAACCGTCATGGCGGCCCTGCCCCTGGCGGTGGTGTGGCTGCTGGCGCCGCGGGTGTCCCTGCCCCAGAAGACCTTGACCTACGAGTCGGGCGTCATCCCCTTCGGTCAGGCCTGGGCGCAGTTTCACGTCCGCTATTACCTGTTCGCGCTGGTGTTCGTGATCTTCGACGTGGAGGTCATCTACCTGTACCCGTGGGCGGTGGTCTTCCGCCAGCTGGGCGCCGTCGCCTTCGTGGAGATGTTGCTGTTCCTCGGGATCCTCATCGTGGGCCTGGCCTACGCCTGGCGCAAAGGAGCCCTGGAGTGGATGTGA
- the sucD gene encoding succinate--CoA ligase subunit alpha, producing the protein MAILVSADTRVVVWGMTGYQGQFHTARMLEFGTRVVAGVTPGKGGQTVHGVPVFETGEEAVRATGGTAACLFVPARFAREAALEAIELGMDPVVIITEGIPVQDTIQIVDQAQRRGVRVVGPNGPGLAAPGRCKIGIMPNSLFLPGPVGVVSRSGTLTYEIVASLTRRGIGQSTAVGLGGDPVVGMSFTDALQLFETDPQTRAVVLIGEIGGSAEEEAAAFIRSGGMSKPAVAYIAGRTAPPGKRMGHAGAVISGTAGTAASKVEALQAAGVRVAALPTAVADLVAGHL; encoded by the coding sequence GTGGCGATTCTGGTCTCGGCCGACACGCGGGTGGTGGTGTGGGGGATGACCGGCTACCAGGGGCAGTTCCACACGGCCCGGATGCTGGAGTTCGGCACCCGGGTGGTGGCCGGCGTCACCCCCGGCAAGGGCGGCCAGACGGTCCACGGGGTGCCGGTGTTCGAGACCGGCGAGGAGGCGGTGCGGGCCACCGGGGGGACCGCCGCCTGCCTGTTCGTCCCCGCCCGCTTTGCCCGCGAAGCGGCCCTGGAGGCTATCGAGCTGGGGATGGACCCGGTGGTCATCATCACCGAGGGGATTCCCGTGCAGGACACCATCCAGATCGTCGACCAGGCGCAGCGGCGCGGCGTGCGGGTGGTGGGCCCCAACGGTCCGGGCCTGGCGGCTCCCGGCCGCTGCAAGATCGGTATCATGCCCAACTCGCTGTTTCTCCCGGGCCCGGTGGGGGTGGTCTCCCGCAGCGGCACCCTCACCTACGAGATCGTCGCCAGCCTGACGCGACGGGGCATCGGTCAGAGCACGGCCGTGGGCCTGGGGGGCGACCCGGTGGTGGGGATGAGCTTTACCGACGCCCTGCAGCTCTTCGAGACGGACCCCCAGACGCGGGCCGTGGTCCTCATCGGGGAGATCGGGGGCAGCGCGGAGGAGGAGGCGGCTGCCTTCATCCGGTCCGGAGGGATGTCCAAGCCGGCGGTGGCCTACATCGCCGGGCGCACCGCGCCCCCGGGCAAGCGCATGGGGCACGCCGGCGCCGTCATCTCCGGGACGGCCGGCACGGCGGCCAGCAAGGTGGAGGCCCTGCAGGCGGCCGGGGTCCGCGTGGCCGCCCTCCCCACGGCCGTCGCCGACCTGGTGGCCGGCCATCTCTAG
- the sucC gene encoding ADP-forming succinate--CoA ligase subunit beta: MKLHEFQAKELFARYGIPVQRGAVVERPDQIDALDLRYPVVLKAQVLVGGRGKAGGIRLASTPREAAAVAAALLGMEIRGERVRRLLVAEAAEIAAEYYLAFTVDRSARRLVAVASAAGGVDIEEVARATPEAIARLPVDPWVGFLPYHARRLGRAIGLSGPLLGEFAGVATALYRLVAEQDAELAEINPLGVVGGHLLAVDAKVVVDDNALFRHPELPASEELTDLERLARAAGLSYVELDGDIAIVGNGAGLVMATLDMVAHFGGRPANFLDVGGGATTENMRQAIEIALRKPGVRVLFINIFGGITRCDDIARGIVSALPPVPLVVRLTGTNEEQGQQILQQAGIHAFVDPDDAARQAVALASRR, translated from the coding sequence GTGAAGCTCCACGAGTTCCAGGCCAAGGAGCTGTTCGCCCGCTACGGGATCCCCGTCCAGCGGGGCGCAGTGGTGGAGCGCCCCGACCAGATCGACGCGCTGGACCTTCGCTATCCCGTGGTCCTGAAGGCCCAGGTCCTGGTGGGAGGGCGGGGCAAGGCCGGCGGCATCCGCCTGGCGTCCACTCCCCGGGAGGCCGCGGCGGTGGCGGCGGCGTTGCTGGGCATGGAGATCCGGGGCGAACGGGTCCGGCGGCTGCTGGTGGCCGAAGCCGCGGAGATCGCCGCCGAGTACTACCTGGCGTTCACCGTGGACCGCTCGGCCCGCCGGCTGGTGGCGGTGGCGTCGGCGGCGGGGGGTGTGGACATCGAGGAGGTGGCCCGCGCCACGCCCGAGGCGATCGCCCGGCTGCCGGTGGACCCATGGGTGGGGTTCCTGCCCTACCACGCCCGGCGGCTGGGGCGGGCCATCGGCCTGAGCGGGCCGCTCCTGGGGGAGTTCGCCGGCGTCGCCACCGCTCTGTACCGGCTGGTCGCCGAGCAGGATGCCGAGCTGGCCGAGATCAACCCCCTGGGGGTGGTGGGCGGCCACCTGCTGGCCGTCGACGCCAAGGTGGTGGTGGATGACAACGCGCTGTTCCGCCACCCGGAACTGCCGGCCAGCGAGGAGCTGACGGACCTGGAGCGCCTGGCCCGGGCGGCGGGTCTGTCCTACGTGGAGCTGGACGGGGACATCGCCATCGTCGGCAACGGCGCCGGGCTGGTGATGGCCACGCTGGACATGGTCGCCCACTTCGGGGGGCGGCCGGCTAACTTCCTGGACGTGGGCGGCGGAGCGACCACCGAGAACATGCGGCAGGCCATCGAGATTGCCCTGCGCAAGCCGGGGGTGCGGGTCCTGTTCATCAACATCTTTGGCGGCATCACCCGCTGTGACGACATCGCCCGCGGCATCGTGAGCGCCCTGCCTCCGGTGCCCCTGGTGGTGCGCCTGACGGGGACCAACGAGGAGCAGGGCCAGCAGATCCTCCAGCAGGCCGGCATCCACGCGTTCGTGGATCCCGATGACGCCGCCCGGCAGGCCGTGGCCCTCGCATCCCGGCGGTGA
- a CDS encoding phage holin family protein, whose product MAGFVLRWAINAAAIYLTALLLPGVRVPGVGAAVVAALVLGVVNAVIRPLVFVLTLPLTILTLGLFTLVVNALMLSLVAALTALEVTSFWWAVAGALLISLISTALSALLAR is encoded by the coding sequence ATGGCGGGATTCGTCCTGCGGTGGGCGATCAATGCCGCGGCCATCTATCTGACGGCCCTGCTTCTGCCCGGGGTGCGGGTGCCGGGGGTGGGCGCCGCGGTGGTGGCGGCGCTGGTCCTGGGCGTGGTCAACGCGGTGATCCGCCCGCTGGTCTTCGTCCTCACCCTGCCGCTGACCATCCTGACCCTGGGGCTGTTCACCCTGGTGGTCAACGCGTTGATGCTGTCGCTGGTGGCCGCCCTGACCGCCCTGGAGGTCACCAGCTTCTGGTGGGCGGTGGCGGGCGCACTGCTCATCTCCCTGATCAGCACGGCGCTGAGCGCCCTGCTCGCCCGCTGA
- the rapZ gene encoding RNase adapter RapZ: MARPAALQQMGIRPEGSLQFVIITGLSGAGKSNAMKVFEDLGYFCVDNLPPALLPKFAELCLQSDRIHHVAVAIDVRGGEFFNDFFMALDQLAAFGLPARILFLDASDDVLVRRYEETRRKHPLAQAGGILEGIREERRRLEAVKERADWIVDTSTLTVRELRDAIVQTFLRGVPPGTLAVTVMSFGYKYGLPLDADMVLDVRFLPNPHYDEALRPLPGHSPPVREFVLGAPATQEFLRRLRDLLDYLLPQFVAEGKAHLTIALGCTGGKHRSVVLADELAAHLGGRGYRVAVRHRDVGKE, encoded by the coding sequence GTGGCGCGACCTGCGGCCCTGCAGCAAATGGGGATCCGGCCGGAGGGCAGCCTGCAGTTCGTCATCATCACCGGCCTGTCCGGCGCCGGGAAGTCGAACGCCATGAAGGTGTTCGAGGACCTGGGCTACTTCTGCGTGGACAACCTCCCTCCGGCGCTGCTACCCAAGTTCGCCGAGCTGTGCCTGCAGTCGGACCGCATCCACCACGTCGCCGTCGCCATCGACGTGCGCGGGGGCGAGTTCTTCAACGACTTTTTCATGGCCCTCGACCAGCTGGCCGCCTTCGGGCTGCCGGCGCGCATCCTGTTTCTGGACGCCTCCGACGACGTCCTGGTGCGGCGCTACGAGGAGACGCGCCGCAAGCATCCTCTGGCGCAGGCCGGGGGCATCCTGGAGGGCATCCGGGAGGAGCGGCGGCGGCTGGAGGCGGTCAAGGAGAGGGCCGACTGGATCGTGGACACCTCCACCCTCACGGTGCGGGAGCTGCGGGACGCCATCGTGCAGACCTTCCTCCGCGGCGTGCCGCCCGGCACCCTCGCGGTGACCGTGATGTCCTTCGGGTACAAGTACGGCCTCCCCCTGGACGCCGACATGGTCCTGGACGTGCGCTTCCTGCCCAACCCCCACTACGACGAGGCCCTCCGCCCCCTGCCCGGACACAGCCCCCCCGTGCGGGAGTTCGTCCTGGGCGCCCCGGCCACCCAGGAGTTCCTCCGCCGCCTGCGGGACCTGCTGGACTACCTGCTGCCCCAGTTTGTGGCCGAAGGCAAGGCCCACCTCACCATCGCGCTGGGGTGCACCGGGGGCAAGCACCGGTCGGTGGTCCTGGCCGACGAGCTGGCCGCCCACCTGGGCGGGCGGGGCTACCGCGTGGCGGTCCGCCACCGGGACGTCGGCAAGGAGTAG
- a CDS encoding NADH-quinone oxidoreductase subunit J yields the protein MGELAAFIILALVTLVPAAVVVTSRNLVRAALSLVPTFLGVTGLYILLHAEFVAGIQILIYAGAITVLILFVIMLTEGGTGVRVRQITEQVPLGAMAAVWLAFVVLTILLRTPWPGAAGAAPQYGVASVGTALLTDYVLVFEVTSLVLLVSLIGAIVIARREE from the coding sequence GTGGGCGAGCTGGCGGCCTTCATCATCCTGGCGCTGGTGACGCTGGTCCCGGCGGCGGTGGTGGTCACGTCCCGCAACCTGGTGCGGGCCGCCCTCTCCCTGGTGCCCACATTCCTCGGCGTGACGGGACTGTACATCCTGCTGCACGCCGAGTTCGTGGCCGGGATCCAGATCCTGATCTACGCCGGCGCCATCACGGTGCTGATCCTGTTCGTGATCATGCTGACCGAGGGGGGCACGGGGGTCCGCGTCCGGCAGATCACCGAGCAGGTTCCCCTGGGGGCCATGGCGGCGGTATGGCTGGCGTTCGTGGTCCTGACCATCCTGCTGCGGACTCCCTGGCCGGGGGCGGCGGGCGCGGCTCCGCAGTACGGCGTGGCGTCCGTGGGGACCGCGCTCCTCACCGACTACGTGCTGGTGTTCGAGGTGACCAGCCTGGTCCTGCTGGTGTCGCTGATCGGGGCGATCGTCATCGCCCGCCGGGAGGAGTAG
- a CDS encoding complex I subunit 1 family protein, producing the protein MAWVIEALKALGLTVAVFTFLAVVGAMLGVYLERKISGWIQARLGPKHVGPQGLLQTVADTVKLLQKEHITPRHADALMFNAAPVVVAVAALLDWVVIPFGAVGDRVLVVRDLNIGVLYFAAMASLTVIGILSGGWASNNKYALLGALRSASQMVSYEIPLALSIIWVALVAGTLSTVGIVEAQVRQGGWFLLRLPDPVGWWGAPLGLLAALTFLAAATAEVNRVPFDLPEAESELVAGYFAEYTGMRFALFQLGEYGEMFAMAALASVMFFGGWAEPRLEPWMWAGVALLALVVAAVILVTGGARNLVVRPLLILSLMGAVVAAVMAWGVAGGRSPVLPSVVWFALKLFALVFFLMWMRWTYPRLRLDQLLALSWKVLIPVGLANLLATGLVLTVAGR; encoded by the coding sequence ATGGCGTGGGTGATCGAGGCGCTGAAGGCCCTCGGCCTCACCGTGGCGGTCTTCACCTTTCTGGCCGTGGTGGGGGCCATGCTGGGCGTGTACCTGGAGCGGAAGATCAGCGGCTGGATCCAGGCACGCCTGGGCCCCAAGCACGTCGGACCCCAGGGACTGCTGCAGACGGTGGCCGACACCGTCAAGCTCCTCCAGAAGGAGCACATCACCCCGCGTCACGCCGACGCCCTGATGTTCAACGCGGCGCCGGTGGTGGTGGCGGTGGCGGCCCTGCTGGACTGGGTGGTGATCCCGTTTGGCGCGGTGGGCGACCGCGTGCTGGTGGTCCGCGACCTCAACATCGGGGTCCTGTACTTCGCCGCCATGGCGTCCCTGACCGTCATCGGCATCCTGTCCGGAGGGTGGGCCAGCAACAACAAGTACGCGCTGCTGGGCGCCCTGCGGTCGGCGTCCCAGATGGTCAGCTACGAGATCCCGCTGGCCCTGAGCATCATCTGGGTGGCCCTGGTGGCCGGCACCCTCTCCACGGTGGGCATCGTGGAGGCGCAGGTGCGCCAGGGCGGGTGGTTCCTGCTGCGGCTGCCCGACCCGGTGGGCTGGTGGGGAGCCCCCCTGGGCCTGCTGGCCGCCCTGACCTTCCTGGCGGCCGCCACCGCCGAGGTGAACCGGGTGCCCTTTGACCTGCCCGAGGCCGAGTCGGAGCTGGTGGCCGGGTACTTTGCCGAGTACACCGGGATGCGCTTCGCCCTGTTTCAGCTGGGGGAGTACGGGGAGATGTTTGCCATGGCGGCGCTCGCGTCGGTCATGTTCTTTGGTGGGTGGGCCGAGCCGCGCCTGGAGCCCTGGATGTGGGCCGGCGTGGCCCTGCTGGCCCTGGTGGTGGCGGCGGTGATCCTCGTCACCGGGGGGGCGCGCAACCTGGTGGTGCGGCCGCTGCTGATCCTGTCGCTGATGGGCGCGGTGGTGGCCGCCGTGATGGCGTGGGGGGTGGCGGGGGGCCGATCTCCGGTCCTTCCGTCGGTGGTGTGGTTTGCCCTCAAGCTGTTCGCCCTGGTGTTCTTTCTCATGTGGATGCGGTGGACCTATCCGCGCCTGCGGCTGGACCAGCTGCTGGCGCTGTCGTGGAAGGTCCTGATTCCGGTGGGGCTGGCGAACCTGCTGGCCACGGGGCTGGTCCTGACCGTGGCCGGCCGGTAG